From one Thalassobaculum sp. OXR-137 genomic stretch:
- a CDS encoding DUF6898 family protein, with protein MILEFIPRGAYVKVSAIDTVTGTEVSIVGDPTRGEAALRQLAIRKLEYVMNKQKK; from the coding sequence GTGATCCTGGAGTTCATCCCCAGGGGCGCCTACGTGAAGGTAAGCGCCATTGATACGGTGACCGGAACCGAAGTGTCCATCGTCGGAGATCCGACGCGCGGCGAGGCCGCCCTGCGGCAATTGGCCATCCGGAAGCTCGAATACGTGATGAACAAGCAAAAAAAATGA
- the mce gene encoding methylmalonyl-CoA epimerase — MIGRLNHVAIAVPDLPAATATYRDTLGAAVSQPLDLPEHGVTVVFVELPNTKIELLHPLGEGSPIAGFLEKNASGGIHHVCYEVDDILAARDRLRAEGARVLGDGEPKIGAHGKPVLFLHPKDFTGTLVELEQV; from the coding sequence ATGATCGGCCGATTGAACCATGTCGCCATCGCCGTTCCCGACCTTCCGGCGGCCACGGCGACCTATCGCGATACCCTGGGTGCCGCGGTGTCGCAGCCGCTGGACCTGCCGGAGCACGGCGTGACCGTGGTGTTCGTCGAACTGCCCAACACCAAGATCGAGCTGCTCCACCCGCTGGGCGAGGGCTCGCCGATCGCCGGGTTCCTGGAGAAGAACGCCTCGGGCGGCATCCACCATGTCTGCTACGAGGTGGACGACATCCTGGCGGCGCGCGACCGGCTGCGGGCCGAGGGTGCGCGGGTGCTGGGCGACGGGGAGCCGAAGATCGGCGCCCACGGCAAGCCGGTCCTGTTCCTGCACCCCAAGGACTTCACGGGGACCCTGGTCGAACTCGAGCAGGTCTGA
- the glyA gene encoding serine hydroxymethyltransferase: protein MTLATDLHTDAESFFGATLAESDAELLGSITKELHRQQSQIELIASENIVSRAVLEAQGSVLTNKYAEGYPGRRYYGGCEFVDIAEQLAIDRAKKLFDCAFANVQPHCGASANQAVFLALLKPGDTILGMSLDAGGHLTHGAKPNLSGKWFNAIGYGVTKEEGVIDYDQVEALAKEHKPALIIAGGSAYPREIDFPRFRKIADSVGALFMVDMAHFAGLVAGGVLPSPLPHADVVTTTTHKTLRGPRGGMILSRDEDIGKKINSAVFPGLQGGPLMHVIAAKAVAFGEALRPEFKAYAQAVVDNAKALAEVLKSRGLDIVSGGTDSHLMLVDLRPKGLTGRDTEHALERAGITCNKNGVPFDPQKPMVTSGVRLGTPAGTTRGFGVAEFRLVGELIGDVVDGLARNPEGDGQVEAQVRAKVEELCNRFPIYPGAA, encoded by the coding sequence ATGACCCTCGCTACCGATCTTCATACCGATGCCGAAAGCTTCTTCGGCGCGACCCTGGCCGAGAGCGACGCCGAGCTGCTCGGTTCGATCACCAAGGAACTGCACCGCCAGCAGTCGCAGATCGAGCTGATCGCCTCGGAGAACATCGTCTCCCGCGCCGTGCTGGAGGCCCAGGGCTCGGTCCTGACCAACAAATACGCCGAAGGCTATCCGGGACGGCGCTATTATGGCGGCTGCGAGTTCGTCGACATCGCCGAACAGCTCGCCATCGACCGGGCGAAGAAGCTGTTCGACTGCGCCTTCGCCAATGTGCAGCCCCATTGCGGCGCGTCCGCCAACCAGGCGGTGTTCCTGGCCCTGCTGAAGCCGGGCGACACGATTCTCGGCATGTCGCTCGATGCCGGCGGCCACCTGACCCATGGCGCCAAGCCGAACCTGTCGGGCAAGTGGTTCAACGCCATCGGCTACGGCGTGACCAAGGAAGAGGGCGTCATCGACTACGACCAGGTCGAAGCCCTCGCCAAGGAGCACAAGCCGGCCCTGATCATCGCCGGTGGTTCCGCCTATCCGCGCGAGATCGACTTCCCGCGCTTCCGCAAGATCGCCGACAGCGTGGGTGCGCTGTTCATGGTCGACATGGCGCATTTCGCCGGTCTGGTCGCCGGCGGCGTGCTGCCGAGCCCGCTGCCCCATGCCGATGTGGTGACCACCACCACCCACAAGACCCTGCGCGGTCCGCGCGGCGGCATGATCCTGTCGCGCGACGAGGATATCGGGAAGAAGATCAACTCCGCCGTCTTCCCCGGCCTGCAGGGCGGTCCGCTGATGCATGTGATCGCCGCCAAGGCGGTCGCCTTCGGCGAGGCGCTGCGGCCCGAGTTCAAGGCCTATGCCCAGGCCGTCGTGGACAACGCCAAGGCCCTGGCCGAGGTGCTGAAGAGCCGCGGTCTCGACATCGTGTCCGGCGGCACCGACAGCCACCTGATGCTGGTCGACCTGCGGCCCAAGGGCCTGACCGGCCGCGATACCGAGCACGCCCTGGAGCGCGCCGGCATCACCTGCAACAAGAACGGCGTGCCGTTCGACCCGCAGAAGCCGATGGTGACCTCCGGCGTGCGTCTCGGCACCCCGGCCGGCACCACCCGCGGCTTCGGTGTGGCCGAGTTCCGTCTTGTCGGCGAGCTGATCGGCGACGTGGTCGACGGTCTGGCCCGCAACCCCGAGGGCGACGGCCAGGTCGAAGCCCAGGTCCGGGCCAAAGTCGAGGAGCTCTGCAACCGCTTCCCGATCTACCCGGGCGCGGCCTGA
- a CDS encoding MucR family transcriptional regulator yields the protein MSDETKTESAAGKSMIEMTTQVVAAYLSNNSVASNQIAEVINTVHDALNNLTEGGGEPEPEPLKPAVPVKKSVTPDYIVCLEDGKQLKMLKRHLRTTYDMTPEDYRAKWGLPADYPMVAPNYAAQRSEFAKKIGLGRQTSRRGGRRKSA from the coding sequence ATGAGCGACGAGACCAAGACTGAATCAGCCGCCGGTAAATCGATGATCGAGATGACGACCCAGGTCGTCGCGGCTTATCTGAGCAACAACTCGGTCGCCTCCAATCAAATCGCGGAGGTGATCAATACGGTGCACGACGCGCTGAACAATCTGACTGAAGGCGGCGGCGAGCCGGAGCCGGAGCCGTTGAAGCCGGCCGTTCCGGTCAAGAAGTCGGTGACCCCCGACTACATCGTCTGCCTGGAAGACGGCAAGCAGCTGAAGATGCTGAAGCGTCACCTGCGCACCACCTACGACATGACGCCGGAAGACTACCGGGCGAAGTGGGGACTGCCGGCCGATTACCCGATGGTCGCCCCGAACTACGCCGCCCAGCGTTCCGAGTTCGCCAAGAAGATCGGCCTCGGCCGTCAGACCTCCCGCCGCGGAGGCCGTCGCAAGAGCGCCTGA
- a CDS encoding DUF1467 family protein produces the protein MDLVSGIVVYVILWWWILFMVLPVGVRREDDVQQGNDAGAPKKPMLAVKLLATTVIAALVWVGVDLVVRSDLISFREMIRDWP, from the coding sequence ATGGATCTGGTTTCCGGAATCGTCGTCTACGTCATTCTGTGGTGGTGGATCCTGTTCATGGTTCTGCCGGTCGGCGTGCGCCGGGAAGACGACGTGCAGCAGGGCAACGACGCCGGCGCGCCGAAGAAGCCGATGCTGGCGGTCAAGCTGCTGGCGACCACCGTCATCGCCGCCCTGGTCTGGGTGGGGGTGGACCTGGTCGTTCGCTCCGACCTGATCTCGTTCCGCGAGATGATTCGGGATTGGCCCTGA
- a CDS encoding acyl-CoA dehydrogenase, producing the protein MAPPVAAVADKPASEIKKRPDFAWDDPLLLDDQLTEEERMIRDAARDYCQEKLLTRVHEGFRHEVFDRDIMTEMGALGLLGATIPEEYGGAGVNHVCYGLIAREVERVDSGYRSAMSVQSSLVMHPIYTYGSEEQRKKYLPKLASGEWVGCFGLTEPDHGSDPGGMKTRAVKVDGGYKLSGAKMWITNSPIADVFVVWGKTEDGKIRGFVLEKGMEGLSAPKIEGKFSLRASITGEIVMDGVFVPEENLLPNISGLGGPFGCLNKARYGISWGALGAAEACWHAARDYTMERTQFGRPLAANQLIQKKLADMQTEITIGLQACLRLGRLLDEGRGAPEAISLAKRNSCGKALDIARMARDMHGGNGISDEYGVIRHVLNLEAVNTYEGTHDVHALILGRAQTGLQAFTG; encoded by the coding sequence ATGGCCCCGCCCGTCGCCGCCGTCGCTGACAAGCCGGCGTCCGAAATCAAGAAGCGTCCCGATTTCGCCTGGGATGATCCGCTCCTGCTGGACGACCAGCTCACCGAAGAAGAGCGGATGATCCGAGACGCGGCCCGCGACTATTGTCAGGAGAAGCTCCTGACGCGCGTCCACGAGGGTTTCCGCCACGAAGTCTTCGACCGGGACATCATGACCGAAATGGGCGCGCTCGGCCTGCTCGGCGCGACCATCCCCGAGGAATACGGCGGCGCCGGCGTGAACCACGTCTGCTACGGCCTGATCGCCCGCGAGGTCGAGCGGGTCGACTCGGGCTACCGCTCCGCCATGAGCGTGCAGTCCAGCCTGGTCATGCACCCGATCTACACCTACGGCTCCGAAGAACAGCGCAAGAAGTACCTGCCGAAGCTCGCCAGCGGCGAGTGGGTCGGCTGCTTCGGCCTGACCGAGCCGGACCACGGCTCCGATCCGGGCGGCATGAAGACCCGCGCGGTGAAGGTCGACGGCGGCTACAAGCTGTCCGGCGCCAAGATGTGGATCACCAACTCGCCGATCGCCGACGTGTTCGTGGTCTGGGGCAAGACCGAGGACGGCAAGATCCGCGGCTTCGTGCTCGAGAAGGGCATGGAGGGTCTGTCCGCACCGAAGATCGAGGGCAAGTTCAGCCTGCGCGCCTCCATCACCGGCGAAATCGTCATGGACGGCGTCTTCGTGCCGGAAGAGAACCTGCTGCCGAACATCTCCGGCCTGGGCGGCCCCTTCGGCTGCCTGAACAAGGCGCGGTACGGCATTTCCTGGGGCGCGCTCGGCGCGGCCGAGGCCTGCTGGCACGCGGCGCGCGACTACACCATGGAGCGCACCCAGTTCGGCCGGCCGCTGGCCGCCAACCAGCTGATCCAGAAGAAGCTGGCCGACATGCAGACCGAGATCACCATCGGTCTCCAGGCCTGCCTGCGTCTGGGCCGTCTGCTGGACGAGGGCCGCGGCGCGCCGGAGGCGATCTCGCTGGCTAAGCGCAACTCCTGCGGCAAGGCGCTCGACATCGCCCGCATGGCCCGCGACATGCACGGCGGCAACGGCATCTCCGACGAGTACGGCGTGATCCGCCACGTGCTGAACCTGGAGGCCGTGAACACCTACGAGGGCACCCACGACGTGCACGCGCTGATCCTGGGCCGCGCCCAGACCGGCCTGCAGGCGTTCACCGGGTAA
- the rpiB gene encoding ribose 5-phosphate isomerase B encodes MTSAAIAVASDHAGFPLKSDLAEFLRDKGFEVVDLGTDGSESVDYPDFAFEMARALKDGRVARGVLVCGTGLGISIAANRYPWVRAALCHDVTTARLCREHNDANVIALGGRLIGVELARDCVETFLATEFGGDRHARRVGKMTNPPEL; translated from the coding sequence ATGACCTCTGCCGCGATCGCCGTTGCATCCGATCATGCCGGTTTTCCGCTCAAGTCCGATCTCGCGGAATTTCTGCGTGATAAAGGATTCGAGGTGGTGGATCTCGGCACCGACGGCTCGGAGTCCGTCGATTATCCGGATTTCGCTTTCGAGATGGCGCGCGCCCTGAAGGACGGCCGGGTGGCGCGGGGCGTTCTCGTTTGCGGCACCGGGCTTGGAATCAGCATCGCCGCCAACAGATATCCCTGGGTGCGCGCCGCCCTGTGCCACGACGTGACCACCGCGCGGCTGTGCCGGGAGCATAACGACGCCAACGTGATCGCCCTGGGCGGGCGGCTGATCGGCGTCGAGCTGGCACGGGACTGCGTGGAGACGTTCCTGGCCACCGAATTCGGCGGCGACCGCCACGCCCGGCGCGTCGGCAAGATGACCAATCCGCCGGAGTTGTAG
- a CDS encoding ribonuclease J, producing the protein MTLKLDPNDDDLYFLPLGGSDEIGMNVNLYGYAGQWLMVDLGITFGDDTTPGVDVILPDISSIEPHKDTLCGLLLTHGHEDHIGAVPYLWERLGCPIYCTPFTASLVRRKLVDVGLLEKVELIEIPVSGSAVIGPFEIEMIRVTHSIPEPNMIVLRCGAGTVVHSGDWKFDPTPFIGGPTDFDAIRAVGDEGVLALMGDSTNVFVPGRTGSEAEVRMALTELFAQYDGQGRIAVACFASNVARLESVAMAAAANDRQCALIGRSLWRMHDAAKENGYLQDAPTFVKEDEAGYFPEDKIVLICTGSQGESRAALSRISDGAHPHVSLGEGDICIFSSRQIPGNERAIGRVQNRLSARGVEIITTEDQPGIHVSGHPAREELAEMYQMLRPKIAIPVHGDARHLREHARLAKACQVPETVVPSNGSLIRLAAGHAEIIDWIKGEGAQVVDDGQILGLQSETLRDRRRMLHNGAATVTLVLDAKGNLQADPLVSLVGIAGPEDAEDVALDAADAIQDNLRKLSNRDRREDEAVRESARRTVRRIVRDEFNKRPVTDVHIVRI; encoded by the coding sequence ATGACCCTGAAGCTCGATCCCAACGACGACGACCTGTATTTCCTCCCGCTCGGCGGGTCCGACGAGATCGGGATGAATGTCAACCTGTACGGCTATGCCGGACAGTGGCTGATGGTCGATCTCGGCATCACGTTCGGCGACGACACCACGCCCGGCGTGGACGTCATCCTGCCGGACATCTCGTCCATCGAGCCCCACAAGGACACGCTCTGCGGTCTGCTGCTGACCCATGGTCACGAGGACCATATCGGCGCGGTGCCTTACCTGTGGGAACGGCTCGGCTGCCCGATCTACTGCACCCCGTTCACTGCCTCGCTGGTCCGCCGCAAGCTGGTCGATGTCGGCCTGCTGGAGAAGGTCGAGCTGATCGAGATCCCCGTCAGCGGTTCCGCGGTCATCGGGCCGTTCGAGATCGAGATGATCCGGGTCACCCACTCGATTCCCGAGCCGAACATGATCGTCCTGCGCTGCGGCGCCGGCACCGTCGTGCATAGCGGCGACTGGAAGTTCGATCCCACGCCCTTCATCGGCGGGCCGACCGATTTCGACGCCATCCGCGCGGTCGGCGACGAGGGGGTGCTGGCGCTGATGGGCGACAGCACCAACGTGTTCGTGCCCGGCCGCACCGGCTCCGAGGCCGAGGTCCGCATGGCGCTGACCGAACTGTTCGCCCAATACGACGGGCAGGGCCGGATCGCGGTCGCCTGCTTCGCCTCCAATGTCGCCCGGCTGGAGAGCGTCGCCATGGCGGCGGCGGCCAACGACCGGCAGTGTGCCCTGATCGGCCGGTCGCTCTGGCGGATGCACGACGCCGCCAAGGAGAACGGCTATCTGCAGGACGCCCCGACCTTCGTGAAGGAGGACGAGGCCGGCTACTTCCCGGAGGACAAGATCGTCCTGATCTGCACCGGGAGCCAGGGCGAGTCCCGGGCCGCCCTGTCGCGGATCTCCGACGGCGCCCATCCGCATGTGTCCTTGGGCGAGGGCGATATCTGCATCTTCTCCTCGCGCCAGATCCCCGGCAACGAGCGGGCGATCGGCCGGGTGCAGAACCGGCTCTCGGCCCGCGGGGTGGAGATCATCACCACCGAGGACCAGCCCGGCATCCACGTCTCCGGTCACCCGGCCCGCGAGGAGCTGGCCGAGATGTACCAGATGCTGCGCCCGAAGATCGCGATCCCGGTGCATGGCGACGCCCGCCACCTGCGCGAGCACGCCCGGCTGGCCAAGGCCTGCCAGGTCCCGGAAACCGTGGTGCCTTCCAACGGCAGCCTGATCCGCCTGGCCGCCGGCCATGCCGAGATCATCGACTGGATCAAAGGCGAGGGGGCCCAGGTCGTCGATGACGGCCAGATCCTCGGCCTGCAGTCCGAAACCCTGCGCGACCGGCGGCGGATGCTGCACAACGGGGCGGCGACGGTCACCCTGGTGCTGGACGCCAAGGGCAACCTTCAGGCGGACCCGCTCGTCTCCCTGGTGGGCATCGCCGGTCCGGAGGATGCCGAGGACGTCGCCCTCGATGCGGCGGACGCGATCCAGGACAACCTGCGCAAGCTGTCCAACCGGGACCGGCGCGAGGACGAGGCGGTCCGCGAGTCGGCCCGCCGGACGGTGCGTCGCATCGTGCGCGACGAGTTCAACAAGCGCCCGGTGACCGACGTCCATATCGTAAGGATCTGA